A single genomic interval of Lucilia cuprina isolate Lc7/37 chromosome 2, ASM2204524v1, whole genome shotgun sequence harbors:
- the LOC111682339 gene encoding nuclear pore complex protein Nup107, whose translation MSGSPFVSKRGLIKPQTPQRVAALSGAAGAANDSLNYSITLMPTELQRMLDQSNLNSSAMGSSFHAGGGADNQSLCDRSVMEQTNMDMFKEKADMLFPQFLEVLQARTNDSEVFDTIQDIIHTCSGVMEEYQKDGLRPGDKKTSSKTEWLEKECKTWKLLYALYKDRILIQNGEQGMDYDGPTLGGSEKDVIAQLYNCNSTLREYQLIIDWLEACYDGKLLGPQVGHTTDRTVGWENTLFQLKKQQHVAFGSGAEIVKSLDPDAPIREKKPLHALDEEDNMRLSRCIFQEIRQGRIDEAMALCKYCGQTWRAAILEGWRLHEDPNYEAVQTNNREKLPIEGNPRRDIWKKCAWMMADSKKFDEYTRAIAGTFCGHLESLKTLLNNSWEDLLWAYLKVQVDIRVESEIRACCMKSYHALPDAYWNSKMSLEQIFDELVVHNDAAVRDYAQSKVGIIQKYLVLDNVTELLQQMSRWIEEEKAAGENENSLSPHMLRFLTHIVLFMRQIGRVDKEENADRIISAYVECLIQMKDSQLVAFYTAALPQKLQIILYSKFLESITETQQRQQALEEAMNAGLDVENITRHTVENISQRQLSEADVEQQESLQQGDISEFDQHKIKALEWLTFLPTQRGDLLWQANAMIRYFLAENKLECVRSVYNMIPGDSLTQIINIYGSKDNFPCREDCSIKEYLSYKVYLAAIDSFNEWSRLYHNRPKEPQMVSAGANFTERIASEHKEQVYRNELQRWNVSLEEQSKVCRDALFNILLFPEKGWLIDPDTPKDPADIPQVVWENRQIQLDKIRRICIPEIVLLLHKVLHLSEDYQGCVKLADEVASENRQIHRVYTKHKLAELLSKLAESSLELLNKKLDPWGYPATV comes from the exons ATGTCGGGCAGTCCGTTTGTCAGCAAACGCGGTTTGATTAAACCACAAACACCACAACGTGTTGCTGCTCTGTCTGGCGCAGCAGGAGCAGCCAATGATTCGCTTAATTATTCCATTACCTTAATGCCCACCGAATTGCAAAGAATGCTAGATCAATCTAATTTAAACTCAAGCGCAATGGGCTCTTCCTTTCATGCCGGTGGCGGGGCGGACAATCAAAGTTTGTGTGACCGTTCGGTAATGGAGCAGACAAATATGGATATGTTTAAAGAAAAGGCTGATATGTTATTTCCACAATTTTTAGAGGTTCTACAAGCACGCACCAATGATTCGGAAGTATTTGATACCATACAGGATATAATACACACCTGTTCAGGTGTAATGGAGGAATATCAAAAAGATGGCTTAAGGCCGGGAGATAAAAAGACGAGTAGTAAAACTGAATGGCTGGAAAAAGAGTGCAAGACATGGAAATTATTGTATGCCTTGTATAAAGAtcgtattttaatacaaaatggtGAGCAGGGCATGGATTATGATGGTCCCACTTTAGGTGGTTCTGAAAAGGATGTTATAGCTCAACTTTATAATTGTAACTCTACGTTAAGAGAGTACCAATTGATTATAGATTGGCTAGAAGCCTGTTATGATGGTAAACTATTAGGGCCCCAGGTGGGCCATACCACCGATCGTACTGttggctgggaaaatactttgtTTCAGTTGAAAAAACAGCAGCATGTAGCTTTTGGCTCAGGAGCAGAAATAGTTAAATCTCTAGATCCTGACGCACCTATTAGAGAGAAAAAACCTTTGCATGCATTAGATGAGGAAGATAATATGCGTTTGTCACGTTGCATATTCCAGGAAATACGTCAAGGACGCATAGATGAGGCCATGGCTTTGTGCAAGTATTGCGGTCAAACTTGGAGAGCAGCCATATTAGAGGGTTGGCGTCTTCATGAAGATCCCAATTATGAGGCCGTACAAACTAATAATCGCGAAAAATTACCTATTGAGGGAAATCCACGCAGAGATATATGGAAAAAATGTGCCTGGATGATGGCAGACTCGAAGAAATTTGATGAATATACTAGAGCCATAGCCGGAACGTTCTGTGGCCATTTGGAGTCTCTAAAAACCTTACTTAATAACTCTTGGGAGGATTTGTTGTGGGCCTACTTAAAGGTCCAGGTGGACATAAGGGTGGAAAGTGAAATAAGAGCATGTTGCATGAAATCTTATCATGCCTTACCCGATGCCTATTGGAATTCGAAAATGTCATTGGAACAAATATTCGATGAGCTTGTAGTACATAATGACGCCGCCGTACGTGATTATGCTCAAAGTAAAGTGggtattatacaaaaatatctaGTACTCGATAATGTCACTGAACTTTTGCAACAAATGAGCAGATGGATAGAAGAGGAGAAAGCTGCTGGTGAAAATGAGAACTCTCTAAGTCCTCATATGTTAAGATTCCTCACACACATAGTGTTATTTATGCGTCAGATAGGGCGGGTAGATAAGGAGGAGAATGCTGATCGCATTATATCTGCCTATGTGGAGTGTTTGATACAAATGAAAGACTCCCAGTTGGTGGCGTTCTATACTGCTGCATTGCcgcaaaaattgcaaataattttatactCAAAATTCTTGGAATCCATAACTGAAACCCAGCAAAGACAACAGGCTTTAGAGGAAGCTATGAATGCTGGTCTAGATGTAGAAAATATAACCCGCCATACGGTGGAGAATATAAGCCAACGTCAACTTTCTGAAGCGGATGTTGAACAGCAAGAGTCTTTGCAGCAAGGTGATATATCAGAATTTGACCAACATAAAATTAAGGCTTTAGAGTGGTTAACCTTTTTACCCACCCAGCGTGGTGATTTGCTGTGGCAGGCTAATGCCATGATACGTTACTTTTTGGCTGAAAATAAATTGGAATGTGTACGTTCCGTTTATAATATGATTCCAGGCGATTCTCTTacacaaattattaatatatatggtTCTAAGGATAATTTCCCCTGTCGTGAAGATTGCAGCATTAAGGAATATCTAAGTTATAAGGTCTATTTGGCGGCTATAGATTCTTTTAATGAATGGTCACGTTTATATCACAATCGTCCCAAGGAACCTCAAATGGTTAGTGCTGGCGCAAATTTTACCGAGCGCATTGCCTCCGAACACAAGGAACAGGTCTATAGGAATGAATTGCAAAGATGGAATGTATCGTTGGAAGAACAATCAAAAG TTTGTCGTGATGCTCTCTTCAATATTTTACTATTCCCCGAAAAAGGTTGGCTTATTGATCCGGATACACCTAAAGATCCAGCTGATATACCCCAAGTTGTTTGGGAAAATCGTCAAATTCAATTGGATAAAATCCGTCGGATATGTATACCAGAAATTGTCTTACTTCTCCATAAGGTATTACATTTATCCGAAGATTATCAGGGTTGTGTTAAATTAGCCGATGAAGTGGCCTCGGAAAATCGTCAAATACATCGGGTGTATACAAAACATAAATTGGCAGAACTTTTATCAAAATTAGCTGAATCTTCGTTGGAATTATTGAATAAGAAATTAGATCCCTGGGGTTATCCAGCAACggtttaa
- the LOC111682349 gene encoding cilia- and flagella-associated protein 20: protein MYRTVYQKGCFSVFYSVGGRPLSNWSIHAQNGYVKRVLDDDIKSMVLEIMGSNVSTMYISCPREAKQELAIKLPFLVLLVKNMHKYFTFEVQILDDQHFFRRFRVSNFQSKTSVKPFCTSMPMGMSPGWNQIHFNLADFTRRAYGTNYMETVRLQIHANVRIRRIYFTDRLYQEDELPNEYRLIQQPKTKRSINWGVPVARPPSPQSQRLKEEGGAAASTVDASSNVGTTVE, encoded by the exons ATGTATCGCACGGTTTATCAAAAAGGTTGTTTTTCAGTATTTTATAGTGTCGGTGGTCGTCCTCTGAGCAATTGGTCCATacat gcTCAAAATGGTTATGTTAAACGTGTCCTAGATGATGATATCAAATCTATGGTGTTGGAAATTATGGGAAGTAATGTTTCCACCATGTATATATCATGTCCTCGGGAGGCCAAACAAGAATTGGCTATAAAATTGCCTTTTTTGGTGTTGCTagttaaaaatatgcataaatattttacatttgaaGTTCAG ATTCTAGATGATCAACATTTTTTTCGTCGCTTTCGTGTCTCAAATTTTCAAAGTAAAACGTCTGTTAAACCTTTTTGCACATCCATGCCTATGGGCATGTCACCGGGATGGAATCAAATCCATTTTAATTTAGCAGATTTTACACGGCGTGCCTATGGTACGAATTATATGGAAACTGTGCGTCTACAAATACATGCCAATGTCAGAATACGTCGCATATATTTTACCGATCGTCTATATCAAGAAGATGAATTACCCAATGAATATCGTTTAATACAGCAACCAAAAACCAAACGTTCTATAAACTGGGGAGTTCCAGTAGCCAGGCCACCCTCACCACAATCGCAACGTTTAAAAGAAGAAGGTGGAGCAGCTGCCAGTACCGTAGATGCTAGCAGTAATGTTGGCACTACAGTTGAATGA
- the LOC111682346 gene encoding ER membrane protein complex subunit 3 encodes MTELLIDPNIRVWVFLPIVLIAFFIGILRHYVSILIASQKKAEITQIQDSQAMIRARLLRENGKYLTAHSFAMRKNFFNNEETGYFKTQKRAPVAQNSTAMLTDMLKGNFINVLPMVVIGGWINWMFSGFVTTKVPFPLTLRFKPMLQRGVELASLDAAWVSSASWYFLNVFGLRSIYTLVLGENNQADQTQAQADAMTGAAMTMPQDPKAAFKAEWEALEITEYQNALKNVDNDLLQMAAGDAHAAAQENSVRQ; translated from the exons ATGACAGAGTTATTAATTGATCCCAATATTAGAGTCTGGGTATTTTTGCCCATTGTTTTAATTGCTTTCTTTATTGGTATTCTACGACATTATGTATCCATACTGATAGCTTCACAGAAAAAGGCCGAAATAACCCAAATACAAGACAG TCAAGCCATGATAAGGGCACGTTTGTTGAGGGAAAATGGTAAATATTTGACTGCCCATTCCTTTGCCATGCGCAAGAATTTCTTCAATAACGAGGAAACGGGCTATTTTAAGACCCAAAAAAGAGCTCCAGTGGCACAAAACTCCACAGCTATGTTAACGGATATGTTAAAGGGTAACTTCATTAATGTCTTACCCATGGTGGTTATAGGTGGCTGGATCAATTGGATGTTTTCGGGTTTTGTAACCACCAAAGTACCTTTTCCCTTGACTTTAAGATTTAAGCCCATGTTACAAAGAGGCGTAGAATTGGCTTCTCTCGATGCTGCCTGGGTGTCTTCAGCTTCTTGGTATTTCTTAAACGTTTTTGGTTTAAGATCTATTTATACATTGGTCTTGGGTGAAAACAATCAAGCCGATCAGACACAAGCCCAAGCTGATGCTATGACCGGTGCCGCTATGACTATGCCACAAGATCCCAAAGCGGCTTTTAAGGCAGAATGGGAGGCTTTAGAAATTACCGAATatcaaaatgctttaaaaaatgTAGACAATGATTTGCTACAAATGGCTGCCGGTGATGCTCATGCAGCTGCCCAAGAGAATAGTGTTAGACAATAG
- the LOC111682347 gene encoding protein dpy-30 homolog — MDKPEAGQNNQNSAPPAEPAQTNLQANANNNTNQSANNLQQCKKPRSDLNSLPTRQYLDQTVAPILLHGLQTLARERPPDPISFLASYLLKNKNRCEEAIPENV, encoded by the coding sequence ATGGATAAACCTGAAGCTGGACAAAATAATCAAAACTCCGCACCACCAGCTGAACCGGCACAAACTAATTTACAGGCAAATGCCAATAATAATACGAACCAAAGCGCTAACAATTTACAACAATGTAAAAAACCTAGAAGCGATTTGAATTCTCTGCCCACGCGACAATATCTAGATCAAACAGTGGCTCCCATTTTATTGCACGGCTTGCAGACTTTAGCACGCGAACGACCACCAGATCCTATTAGTTTCTTGGCTTCATATCTACTTAAGAATAAGAATCGTTGCGAAGAAGCCATACCGGAGAATGTATAA
- the LOC111682338 gene encoding protein SMG8 translates to MPEYMRWQYPELPEDVNKLLMQNDKKLVVVGVIGKSAFPDCNKMVGLEVLDRHPSLIKHEPNEGQIQFYYKPMESILYLHFETTYDAACMQKMLLAELEQQTFDQFLTFHQKIRNRFARMFLFATQVCHLIVFVELSVTFDASLLGMFKALKIIRDRHVLKFLPKLMKNTSTGFMLGKCARLCSPRLLFLFENLPNGHEKTKEAISKSEFDVEDNIYKMLRNEFVVVNNSNNSLFSIPANLRFVYYNLNDKLREDPLLKSVEMLQELIQKPNFTQDDEDLDDLLPFKGFGKPLNLNNCENKSESLEDLYVKNRKFKDFLKEHVDQAFDVGFNDNLTKFKGKNHFVLLSFKPWFETFKLLHKLFIENPDNKSFEANDPDYKSYLENFDKILNYDSEFFKACCDIGLQKAFSMYNNPTLTYYSGVVHKKLVEEAVTLYMKYARGPDTATNEAKLREMCETSWKCGKEQCEYPSLRGNPCARAKHIAKDPTEHTSRLIFISACNCGKTQGRREDPYSIRHANYEFYEYMASNCNLCAKVKRIHFAIFEPSINDYRAAEFDIGFPKLPISEQSDMEANCVANIPDEEQFALNNSQPLTASQGTHTNLSLSVSMENLNNLDEQDNNDINSSVEALNELILKVKDKDSQDEEKERTIVRQPSTTEYLPGMMHTESPIGLLPQFPSWSLCCVGSSSVYSHSNGLQEHFQSGFLSGSNFLLPWDVQVRLEHSAQWAYEKTRYRKMGEVFVLKIFVGFEYECPRGHRFMMSAPDKILRGASGILRDSGSKVVYNNMPLYFPCPCRTKNFNVAQLMRVHVVTPKAPVNVSLDPKVHTGDRDFVLGLPEPPKLSQSAYWILRLPYVYQGDEGHIPPPMEVTSANALNYGCLMAGMFGVSEVEADE, encoded by the exons ATGCCAGAATATATGCGCTGGCAGTATCCAGAATTACCCGAAGATGTTAA taaattattaatGCAAAATGATAAAAAGCTAGTAGTGGTGGGTGTTATAGGTAAATCGGCTTTTCCCGATTGCAATAAAATGGTAGGTTTAGAAGTACTAGATCGACATCCCAGTCTAATAAAACATGAACCCAACGAG ggaCAAATACAATTCTACTACAAACCTATGgaatcaatattatatttacattttgagACCACTTACGATGCCGCCTGTATGCAAAAAATGCTTTTGGCCGAATTGGAACAGCAAACATTTGATcagtttttaacatttcatcaaaaaatacgCAATCGTTTTGCCCGCATGTTTCTGTTTGCAACTCAGGTGTGTCATTTAATAGTATTTGTGGAATTAAGTGTAACCTTTGATGCCTCATTGTTGGGCatgtttaaagctttaaagATTATCAG AGACCGTCATGTTTTAAAGTTTCTGcctaaattaatgaaaaataccaGCACAGGATTTATGTTGGGTAAATGTGCCCGTTTATGTTCTCCtagacttttatttttatttgaaaatttgccTAATGGTCATG AGAAAACCAAAGAAGCAATTTCAAAATCTGAATTTGATGTTGAggataatatttacaaaatgttgcGCAATGAATTTGTGGTggttaataatagtaataattccTTATTTTCTATACCCGCCAATTTacgttttgtttattataatttaaatgataaattaagAGAAGATCCTTTATTGAAATCTGTGGAAATGTTACAAGAATTAATACAAAAACCCAATTTTACACAAGATGATGAAGACTTAGATGATCTGCTGCCTTTTAAG gGCTTTGGCAAACCtttgaatttaaacaattgTGAAAATAAATCAGAATCTTTGGAagatttatatgtaaaaaatcgcaagtttaaagattttttaaaagagcATGTAGATCAAGCTTTTGATGTGGGTTTTAATGATAATTTGACCAAATTTAAAGGCAAAAATCATTTTGTg cttttatcttttaaaccttggtttgaaacttttaaattgttgcataaattatttatagaaaatcccGATAATAAATCATTTGAGGCCAATGATCCTGATTAT AAAtcttatttggaaaattttgataaaatcttaaattatgaTAGCGA attttttaaGGCCTGTTGTGATATTGGTCTTCAGAAGGCCTTTTCCATGTATAACAATCCTACTTTAACCTATTACAGTGGGGTGGTACACAAAAAGTTg GTCGAAGAGGCGGTTACGTTATATATGAAATACGCACGCGGTCCTGATACAGCAACTAATGAGGCAAAATTACGGGAAATGTGTGAAACTTCTTGGAAATGTGGTAAAGAACAATGTGAATATCCAAGTTTAAGGGGTAATCCCTGTGCTAGAGCCAAGCATATAGCTAAAGATCCCACAGAACATACCAGTCGTTTAATATTCATATCTGCCTGTAATTGTGGCAAAACACAGGGAAGACGTGAAGATCCCTATAGTATAAGACATGCTAATTATGAATTCTACGAATATATGGCCAGTAATTGTAATTTGTGTGCCAAAGTAAAGAGAATACATTTCGCCATATTTGAGCCTTCCATTAATGATTATAG agCGGCTGAATTCGATATTGGTTTTCCCAAACTTCCCATTAGCGAACAGAGTGACATGGAAGCTAATTGTGTAGCCAACATACCGGATGAAGAACAATTTGCTCTTAACAATTCACAACCATTAACCGCTTCTCAAGGCACTCATACCAATTTAAGTCTTTCGGTTTCTATGGAAAATCTTAATAATCTAGATGAACAAGATAATAATGATATAAATAGTTCTGTGGAAGCACTTAATGAATTGATTCTCAAAGTTAAAGATAAAGATTCACAGGACGAGGAAAAGGAACGAACAATTGTAAGACAACCATCCACAACGGAATATTTACCGGGTATGATGCATACTGAAAGTCCTATAGGTCTACTGCCACAATTTCCAAGTTGGTCTTTGTGTTGTGTGGGTTCAAGTTCAGTTTACAGTCATAGCAACGGTTTGCAAGAACATTTTCAATCGGGATTTTTATCAGGCTCGAATTTCTTACTACCCTGGGATGTGCAAGTACGTTTAGAACACTCGGCTCAGTGGGCTTATGAAAAGACACGCTATCGTAAAATGGgtgaagtttttgttttgaaaatatttgttggctTTGAATATGAATGTCCCAGGGGACACAGATTTATGATGTCGGCACCAGATAAGATTTTAAGAGGTGCATCAG gCATTTTACGTGATAGCGGCAGCAAAGTGGTTTACAACAATATGCCTTTATATTTTCCCTGTCCCTGTCGCACTAAAAACTTTAATGTAGCTCAATTGATGCGGGTACATGTGGTCACACCCAAGGCTCCAGTTAATGTTTCTTTAGATCCTAAAGTTCATACTGGTGATAGAGATTTCGTTTTAGGTTTACCCGAACCTCCCAAATTATCGCAAAGTGCTTATTGGATTTTACGTCTTCCCTATGTATATCAAGGCGATGAGGGACATATTCCTCCACCAATGGAAGTCACTTCAGCAAATGCTCTCAACTATGGTTGTCTAATGGCTGGCATGTTTGGTGTAAGTGAAGTTGAGGCAGATGAGTAG
- the LOC111682344 gene encoding replication termination factor 2: MGCDGGTIPRRDELVRLKKKPEQKDKDAEREFRWLHCALTQQRLQEPIVMCGLGRLYSKQNVIEQLLEKDKMPEAAKHIKNMKDIKQLNLTSNPAFTEEDKTEGLLDTRHAPYICKLIGLEMSGKFRFVALWSCGCVMSERALKEIKGSSAGTCPICQQVFAVEDVIVLNASDEDLELMKVKMEMRQAKKKTSKKDKKDKKSKVNEAETTDTKDEILETNLPSTSKSAAADLANGSQTKVNGISSSLSSSSQAVKTKIIANPKRLGVTSGALEDPEIKRLKTDYSVAKDPKASDVYKSLFTSHKSEQEQTRAHWVTYNPFYN; this comes from the exons atgggTTGCGATGGAGGTACTATACCAAGACGTGATGAGTTGGTGCGCCTTAAAAAGAAACCAGAACAG AAAGACAAAGATGCTGAACGTGAATTTCGTTGGCTACACTGTGCCCTAACGCAGCAACGATTACAAGAACCTATTGTTATGTGCGGCCTAGGACGTTTGTATTCTAAACAAAATGTCATTGAACAATTATTGGAAAAGGATAAAATGCCAGAAGCTGcaaaacacattaaaaacaTGAAGGATATTAAACAATTGAATTTAACATCCAATCCAGCATTTACTGAGGAAGACAAAACAGAAGGTTTGCTAGACACCCGACATGCTCCGTATATCTGCAAGTTAATAGGTTTAGAAATGTCGGGCAAATTCCGTTTTGTGGCTTTATGGTCTTGTGGTTGTGTTATGTCCGAGCGtgctttaaaagaaattaaaggcAGCTCAGCGGGTACTTGTCCTATCTGTCAACAAGTATTTGCTGTGGAAGATGTTATAGTTTTAAATGCCAGCGATGAAGATTTAGAATTGATGAAAGTTAAAATGGAAATGCGTCAGgctaaaaagaaaactagtaaGAAGGATAAGAAAGATAAGAAATCAAAGGTCAATGAAGCAGAAACGACAGATACTAAAGATGAAATATTGGAAACTAATTTACCCTCAACCAGTAAATCCGCTGCTGCAGATTTAGCAAATGGTTCACAAACTAAAGTAAATGGTATCTCAAGTTCATTGTCGTCATCATCCCAAGCAGTTAAAACCAAAATTATTGCCAATCCTAAACGTTTGGGTGTCACATCGGGTGCTTTAGAGGATCCTGAGATTAAACGTTTGAAAACCGATTATAGTGTAGCCAAAGACCCCAAAGCTAGTGATGTATATAAATCATTATTTACTTCACATAAGAGTGAACAGGAACAGACGCGGGCTCATTGGGTTACTTATAATccgttttataattaa
- the LOC111682335 gene encoding zinc finger protein 287 → MALQINSYVNTLPQNNQHNKQLSLTIIPITEGALSKNNGKLTEMSTSTAQKPPDLTFHCMCCEEYFISPFLMYEHLNTKHADLPEPQESEEELDDDKDYSWVFEPLCELVAPEEGGINKDLQQNDQQNGEQEEDDDSDSDDSDSDDDSSSTSSSSSSSSSSDSSTNTNSNTNTQDEMTRDSGLVAERPPLTMDGNSTMEVMEEAAYEEVEAVSLHSQNSQNNAIQLKVADPRESTSIIFLNPGLTDTAIPPSLMTQPVRRGRGRRSAAQQAAIEMSSLISGEPKCFQCSHCEASFPSAGDLSKHVRCHITNKPFQCSICEKTFTHIGSLNTHIRIHSGEKPYKCDLCSKAFTQSSSLMVHLRSHSIKKPHQCHLCDKGFVNSTSLVIHLKTHKDGARYSCSECDKSFKHEAQLKEHMRMHNQTLVYQCSICRNAFASSSELVQHMKCHMGEKPFTCSICDRSFTQSGSLNIHMRIHTGEKPFNCKLCSKSFTQASSLSVHMKIHSGEKPFPCHICGKSYSQAAYLNKHIQQHVEAQKQGLEPACPVPNETLLCIVCGELHQNATSLALHVTQRHAALLHNMKENQQTNNAEEISEEERIQQEQQYLQQVQLLMQMQQQMMKHAQQQQQMQSAQQIDANLEEEEEMEEDEEVEEDEEGIEEEENVTLQNTLMPEEINEELEEEEQGEEEEEEEEDEEVEQTDFSQQQHYEEIENHQKFGIEEEQQEDLEEEGVLENDEEQYMQQNSLQNIENNPQPSFENESEFEEDDLEDEQMNDDVEMLDANNSATLNHNVVNNDFMSDIKDIEMSEYPFLEGAEYDDYDDYAAEEEVETEE, encoded by the coding sequence ATGGCCTTACAAATCAATTCATACGTTAACACTCTGCCCCAAAATAATCAACACAATAAACAGCTTTCTCTAACTATAATACCAATCACTGAAGGTGCCTTAAGCAAAAACAATGGAAAACTAACGGAAATGTCAACATCAACGGCGCAAAAGCCTCCAGATTTAACATTTCATTGCATGTGTTGTGAAGAGTATTTCATAAGTCCGTTTCTAATGTATGAACATCTTAATACTAAACATGCTGACTTGCCAGAACCACAAGAATCGGAAGAAGAATTAGATGATGACAAGGATTATAGTTGGGTATTTGAGCCGTTGTGTGAATTGGTGGCTCCCGAGGAGGGCGGTATAAATAAAGATCTGCAGCAAAATGATCAACAAAATGGAGAGCAAGAGGAGGATGATGATTCTGACTCGGATGATTCAGATTCAGATGATGATTCTAGTTCTACAAGTTCATCGAGCTCTTCATCATCCTCTTCAGATAGTTCAACTAATACGAATAGTAATACAAATACTCAGGATGAGATGACCAGAGACTCTGGTTTGGTTGCTGAAAGGCCACCATTAACTATGGATGGCAACAGCACTATGGAGGTAATGGAAGAGGCAGCTTATGAAGAAGTAGAGGCAGTATCTTTACATTCacagaattcacaaaataaTGCCATACAACTGAAGGTTGCTGATCCAAGAGAATCAACCTCAATAATTTTCCTAAATCCCGGTTTGACAGATACTGCGATACCTCCCTCGCTAATGACCCAGCCGGTGAGAAGAGGAAGAGGTAGACGCAGTGCTGCTCAGCAGGCAGCCATTGAAATGTCCTCTCTAATAAGCGGTGAACCTAAATGTTTTCAATGCAGCCACTGTGAGGCCAGTTTTCCCAGTGCTGGTGATCTTTCGAAACATGTGCGTTGTCACATCACCAACAAGCCCTTTCAGTGTTCTATATGTGAAAAGACTTTTACCCACATTGGTAGTTTAAACACTCACATACGCATTCACAGTGGTGAGAAACCTTACAAATGTGATTTGTGTTCCAAGGCCTTTACACAGTCCAGCAGTTTAATGGTCCATTTACGATCGCATTCCATTAAGAAACCCCATCAGTGCCACTTGTGTGATAAGGGTTTTGTTAACTCCACATCTTTGGTAATCCATCTAAAGACGCACAAGGATGGCGCTCGTTATTCCTGCTCAGAATGcgataaaagttttaaacacgAAGCTCAACTTAAGGAACACATGCGCATGCACAATCAAACCTTGGTCTATCAGTGTTCCATATGCCGCAATGCTTTTGCCAGTTCATCGGAATTAGTGCAACATATGAAGTGTCATATGGGTGAGAAGCCATTCACTTGCTCCATATGTGATCGTTCCTTTACACAATCTGGTAGTCTTAATATACATATGCGTATACATACCGGAGAGAAACCATTCAATTGCAAACTTTGCAGTAAATCCTTTACACAGGCATCCAGCTTAAGTGTTCACATGAAAATACATTCCGGTGAGAAGCCATTTCCCTGCCATATTTGTGGTAAATCTTATAGTCAGGCGGCCTATTTGAATAAGCATATACAACAGCATGTAGAGGCTCAAAAACAGGGCTTAGAACCGGCCTGTCCGGTACCCAATGAAACTTTGTTGTGTATTGTTTGTGGAGAATTGCATCAGAACGCCACCTCTTTAGCCTTGCATGTAACGCAAAGACATGCTGCTCTCCTGCATAATATGAAGGAAAATCAACAAACCAATAATGCGGAAGAAATCAGCGAGGAGGAGCGTATACAGCAGGAGCAACAGTACTTACAGCAGGTGCAATTGTTAATGCAAATGCAGCAGCAGATGATGAAGCATgctcagcagcagcaacaaatgcAAAGTGCCCAACAAATAGATGCCAACCTAGAGGAGGAAGAAGAAATGGAAGAGGATGAGGAAGTAGAGGAAGATGAGGAAGGGATTGAAGAGGAGGAAAATGTAACTCTACAAAATACTTTAATGCCGGAAGAAATCAATGAAGAACTTGAAGAAGAAGAACAAGGCGAAGAGGAGGAGGAAGAGGAGGAAGATGAAGAAGTTGAACAAACTGATTTCagccaacaacaacattatgaaGAAATAGAAAATCATCAGAAATTTGGTATTGAGGAAGAACAACAAGAAGACTTAGAGGAAGAAGGCGTTTTAGAGAATGACGAAGAACAATATATGCAgcaaaattctttacaaaacaTTGAAAACAATCCACAACCATCATTTGAAAATGAATCTGAGTTTGAGGAGGATGATTTGGAAGATGAACAAATGAATGATGATGTTGAAATGTTAGATGCCAATAATTCTGCAACTTTAAATCACAATGTTGTTAATAACGACTTTATGTCCGATATTAAAGATATTGAAATGTCTGAATATCCATTTTTAGAAGGTGCCGAATATGATGATTACGATGATTATGCTGCCGAGGAAGAAGTTGAAACTGAGGAGTAA